A single Halarcobacter anaerophilus DNA region contains:
- a CDS encoding ankyrin repeat domain-containing protein gives MQKKILTLVLILLITVFTGCTKNEKQLNLSMITTSDDNEKTVGTTLHEAVRVNDLNLVKTFIQKKADLNKKDKYGYTPLHLAAKFNHYKIAKELISHNVLVNTKDNFFDSPLIDSTKKGYTNMSKLLVCNGADVNTADKKGVTAFEYALKVNDVTVAKLLKSNNIEAVCSGKKVQKKEFYDLITMDNYDVIESNTPKICGNILDLDVRQVQITFDRGKTVIEAQLQKNRWCAQTKNKLANGTYTVWAMAINSLGQRGKAEDSLIIKSIEK, from the coding sequence ATGCAAAAAAAGATATTAACTCTTGTTTTAATACTTTTAATAACGGTTTTTACAGGATGCACAAAAAATGAGAAGCAGCTAAACTTATCTATGATTACTACTTCCGACGATAATGAAAAAACAGTTGGGACAACTCTACACGAAGCAGTAAGAGTAAATGACTTAAATTTAGTTAAAACCTTTATTCAAAAAAAAGCTGATTTAAATAAAAAAGACAAGTACGGATATACTCCTTTACATCTTGCTGCAAAATTTAATCATTATAAAATTGCAAAAGAACTTATATCTCATAATGTTTTAGTAAATACAAAAGATAATTTTTTTGATTCACCTTTGATAGACTCAACAAAAAAAGGGTATACAAATATGTCTAAACTTTTAGTATGTAACGGTGCAGACGTTAATACAGCAGATAAAAAAGGAGTAACGGCATTTGAATATGCTCTAAAAGTAAATGACGTAACAGTAGCAAAACTTCTTAAATCAAATAATATTGAAGCTGTATGCTCAGGAAAAAAAGTACAGAAAAAAGAGTTTTATGATTTAATAACAATGGATAATTATGATGTTATAGAGAGTAATACTCCAAAAATATGCGGGAATATATTGGATTTAGATGTAAGACAGGTACAAATAACTTTTGATAGAGGAAAAACAGTTATTGAAGCACAATTACAAAAAAACAGATGGTGCGCTCAAACAAAAAATAAATTGGCAAACGGAACTTATACCGTTTGGGCAATGGCAATAAACTCTTTGGGGCAAAGAGGCAAAGCAGAAGATAGCTTGATAATCAAATCTATTGAAAAATAA
- the hoxE gene encoding bidirectional hydrogenase complex protein HoxE, whose translation MLATVPNDSRYKMVEKTMKKLNYDRSALIETLHTAQESFGYLENETLKFIARRLKLPFSKVYGVVTFYHFFRLKPKGRHTIVVCTGTACYIKNSNKILEQLEKKFGIKVGETTKDNLLSLLSARCVGSCSLAPIAIYDNKTVGHLSLEESVKEAQELIKC comes from the coding sequence TTGCTAGCAACTGTACCTAATGATTCCCGATATAAGATGGTTGAAAAAACCATGAAAAAGTTAAACTACGACAGAAGTGCATTGATTGAAACTTTGCATACTGCACAAGAGAGTTTCGGCTATTTGGAAAATGAGACTCTAAAATTCATTGCAAGAAGGTTAAAATTACCCTTTTCGAAAGTTTACGGTGTTGTTACGTTTTACCATTTTTTCAGACTAAAACCAAAAGGCAGACATACAATTGTAGTTTGTACGGGTACAGCTTGTTATATAAAAAATAGTAACAAAATACTTGAACAACTAGAAAAAAAATTCGGTATAAAAGTTGGAGAGACTACGAAAGACAATCTTCTTTCTCTTCTTAGTGCAAGATGTGTCGGTTCATGTTCTTTGGCTCCAATTGCCATTTATGATAATAAAACAGTGGGGCACTTAAGTTTAGAAGAATCGGTAAAAGAAGCACAGGAGTTGATAAAATGTTAG
- a CDS encoding (2Fe-2S) ferredoxin domain-containing protein, translated as MLDSLEDLKKLALEKRDLKRNSHEELRVCIGSSCASLNSEEFLKDLKKEVSNNNLEKRCKVKGVGCNGLCSEAIMVSHYHKKGNRESFYSKVSSLDTAKFIETLNSDTPIEEKKCDVSQPFFTRQKKIVLENAGVIDPDDIDDYIAYDGYLALYTALDEMTPQDVLNEISTSGLRGRGGGGYPTGLKWEAVSKVEAEQKYIVCNGDEGDPGAFMDRAIMEADPHKIIEGMALAGYACGATKGYIYVRAEYPIAVQKLNKAIKQARLKGILGNQIADSGFSFDVEVRLGGGAFVCGEATALIASIEGNRGNPRQKPPHLSDYGLWKFPTVLNNVETFANIAPIIRNGGKWFKNIGTENSSGTKVFALSGHIKNTGLVEVPMGITLRELIFDIGGGLSNNAKLKAIQTGGPSGGCIPEELLDIPVDYESLKSIGSIMGSGGLIVMDESSNMVEVARFFMDFCQSESCGRCVPCRVGTVELTALLDKFVKKEASKSDFELLKQLCEVVKNSSLCGLGQTAPNPVLSTIKYFENEYLEGIKDA; from the coding sequence ATGTTAGATTCACTGGAAGATTTAAAAAAACTGGCTCTTGAGAAAAGAGATTTAAAAAGAAACTCCCATGAAGAGTTAAGAGTTTGTATAGGTAGCAGTTGTGCTTCTTTAAACTCAGAAGAGTTTTTAAAAGATTTGAAAAAAGAGGTTTCAAACAATAATTTAGAGAAAAGATGTAAAGTCAAAGGTGTAGGATGCAATGGACTTTGCTCTGAAGCTATTATGGTTTCACATTATCACAAAAAAGGAAACAGAGAATCTTTTTACAGCAAAGTTTCCTCTTTAGATACTGCAAAATTTATTGAAACATTAAATAGTGATACTCCTATTGAAGAGAAAAAATGTGATGTTTCCCAACCTTTTTTTACCAGACAAAAAAAGATTGTTTTGGAAAATGCGGGGGTCATAGATCCAGATGATATAGATGATTATATTGCATATGACGGTTATTTGGCTTTATATACAGCTCTCGATGAGATGACGCCGCAAGATGTTTTAAATGAGATAAGCACAAGTGGCTTAAGAGGAAGAGGTGGAGGAGGTTATCCAACGGGGTTAAAATGGGAAGCTGTTTCAAAAGTTGAAGCTGAACAAAAGTATATCGTATGTAACGGAGATGAGGGAGATCCCGGTGCTTTTATGGATAGAGCCATTATGGAAGCAGACCCGCATAAAATAATTGAAGGGATGGCACTTGCAGGTTATGCCTGTGGCGCAACAAAAGGTTATATTTATGTAAGAGCCGAATATCCAATTGCTGTTCAAAAATTAAATAAAGCTATAAAACAGGCAAGATTAAAAGGTATTTTAGGAAATCAAATAGCCGACAGCGGATTTAGTTTTGATGTTGAAGTAAGACTTGGAGGAGGTGCTTTTGTTTGTGGAGAAGCTACAGCCTTAATAGCTTCAATAGAAGGAAACAGAGGAAATCCCCGACAAAAACCTCCTCATCTTAGTGATTATGGTTTATGGAAGTTTCCAACTGTTTTAAACAATGTAGAAACTTTTGCCAATATTGCTCCTATAATCAGAAACGGTGGGAAATGGTTTAAGAATATAGGGACAGAGAATTCCTCCGGAACCAAAGTATTTGCATTAAGCGGACATATAAAAAATACTGGGCTTGTTGAAGTTCCTATGGGGATAACATTAAGGGAACTTATTTTTGATATAGGTGGAGGATTAAGTAACAATGCAAAATTAAAAGCAATACAAACAGGTGGTCCAAGTGGTGGTTGTATTCCTGAAGAGTTACTTGATATCCCTGTTGATTATGAGTCTTTAAAATCTATTGGTTCTATTATGGGAAGCGGCGGTTTGATTGTTATGGATGAGAGTTCAAATATGGTTGAAGTTGCCAGATTTTTTATGGATTTTTGTCAAAGCGAATCTTGCGGGAGATGTGTTCCTTGCAGAGTAGGAACCGTTGAACTAACAGCTTTACTTGATAAATTTGTAAAAAAAGAGGCTTCAAAAAGTGATTTTGAACTTTTAAAACAGCTATGTGAAGTGGTAAAAAATAGCTCCCTTTGCGGCTTGGGACAAACTGCTCCAAATCCGGTATTAAGTACTATTAAATATTTTGAAAATGAGTATTTGGAAGGAATAAAAGATGCTTAA
- the hoxU gene encoding bidirectional hydrogenase complex protein HoxU, with amino-acid sequence MLKDKVRVKTFKIDDIDVTGRSDSTILEVANEHGIKIPTLCYLEGLSSVGSCRMCLVEIKGNKNLIPACTSKIKEGMEVITNSEKLKTHRKMVLSMIFAERTHTCSVCVSNGHCELQNQAIELELEHSFVPHIHKHFEVDASHKDYIYDPNRCILCSRCVRVCDEVEGAHALDIAGRGIDSKIIHDMDEPWALSESCTSCGKCVQVCPTGSLFEKGLSATEMVKKKNIVTNLIQARRNK; translated from the coding sequence ATGCTTAAAGACAAAGTTAGAGTAAAAACCTTTAAAATTGATGATATTGATGTAACAGGGCGTTCAGATTCAACTATTTTGGAAGTTGCAAACGAACATGGAATAAAGATTCCAACTTTATGCTATTTAGAAGGATTAAGCAGTGTTGGTTCCTGTAGAATGTGTTTAGTTGAAATAAAAGGGAATAAAAATCTAATTCCGGCTTGTACTTCAAAAATAAAAGAGGGAATGGAAGTTATTACAAACTCTGAAAAACTAAAAACCCACAGAAAAATGGTTTTATCAATGATATTTGCAGAAAGAACTCACACTTGCAGCGTTTGTGTTTCAAACGGGCATTGTGAACTACAAAATCAGGCAATAGAACTCGAACTTGAACATAGTTTTGTTCCCCATATCCACAAACATTTTGAAGTTGATGCTTCCCATAAAGATTATATTTATGATCCAAACAGATGTATTCTTTGCAGCAGATGTGTAAGAGTCTGTGATGAAGTTGAAGGGGCTCACGCTTTGGATATAGCAGGAAGAGGAATTGATTCTAAAATTATTCATGATATGGATGAACCTTGGGCTTTGAGTGAAAGCTGTACAAGCTGTGGAAAATGTGTTCAAGTCTGTCCTACTGGTTCACTTTTTGAAAAAGGATTAAGTGCAACAGAAATGGTTAAAAAGAAAAATATTGTAACAAATCTAATCCAAGCAAGGAGAAACAAATGA
- a CDS encoding NADH-quinone oxidoreductase subunit B family protein, translated as MIDSLSKTKLKVATIWLDGCSGCHMSFLDMDERIIELARYIDIVYSPYVDTKEIPQNIDLFIVEGAISTDHDLKIIKEIRKNSKKILALGDCAITGNISSLKNLAGTQAVLEKGYFDLADLNKGQYPDKIVPKLLDKVIPLNEAVDIDYFVPGCPTPADAIFEVIKGLIEGIKVDVSKYTRFGL; from the coding sequence ATGATAGATTCTCTTTCTAAAACAAAACTAAAAGTTGCAACAATCTGGTTGGACGGTTGTTCCGGATGCCATATGTCTTTTTTGGATATGGATGAAAGAATAATTGAACTTGCAAGATATATCGATATTGTATATAGTCCTTATGTTGATACAAAAGAGATTCCTCAAAATATTGATCTGTTTATAGTTGAGGGAGCAATAAGTACAGACCATGATTTAAAAATCATAAAAGAGATTAGAAAAAATTCTAAAAAAATTTTGGCTTTGGGGGATTGTGCTATTACAGGGAATATCTCTTCTTTAAAGAATCTTGCGGGAACTCAAGCTGTTTTAGAAAAAGGTTATTTTGATTTGGCAGATTTAAACAAAGGACAATATCCTGATAAAATAGTGCCTAAACTGCTTGATAAAGTTATTCCTTTAAATGAAGCTGTAGATATTGATTATTTTGTACCTGGATGTCCAACTCCGGCTGATGCAATTTTTGAAGTTATAAAAGGTTTGATTGAAGGGATTAAAGTTGATGTTAGCAAATATACAAGATTTGGGCTTTAA
- a CDS encoding Ni/Fe hydrogenase subunit alpha, with amino-acid sequence MNEKIIISPVTRIEGHAKITIDLNEKKEVEDARIHVTQYRGFEKICEGRPYTEMPALTARTCGICPVSHAIASSKACDNLLAVRPPKAARNLRRIINLAQIVQSHALNFYHLSSPDFVFGFDAKPEDRNIFKLMQTNPQMAKDGIDLRAFGQKIIETLGGKRIHPTWIVPGGVSHEITKETKDSILKQIPQALEIAQSALNFFVQNLHKFDKEINSFANFPSLFMALVSKKGKLEHYDGLLSFIDSQGKVLEDKIEPKDYKKFIGEAVEEDSFLKSPYYKPFGYKEGMYRVGALARLNVAKKCGTALADKEFERFKNLNNGKPILHSFYYHYARLIEIIYAIERIEELLNEEETLNPQIRAHAQINRNQGVGCSEAPRGTLFHDYQADNNGIITGVNLIIATGNNNLAMNKGVKQVAQAFIDGKNIKDGDLNRVEAVIRCFDPCLSCSTHALGIVSSIIEIRDEKKEVIKEIKRG; translated from the coding sequence ATGAATGAAAAAATTATTATTAGTCCTGTTACAAGAATAGAAGGACATGCCAAGATAACTATTGATTTAAATGAAAAAAAAGAGGTTGAAGATGCAAGAATCCATGTAACCCAATACAGAGGTTTTGAAAAAATCTGCGAAGGCAGACCATACACGGAGATGCCAGCTCTTACAGCTAGAACTTGTGGAATTTGTCCTGTAAGTCATGCCATAGCTTCCTCAAAAGCTTGTGATAATCTCCTTGCAGTTCGTCCGCCAAAAGCAGCTAGAAATTTAAGAAGGATAATAAATCTAGCACAAATAGTTCAATCCCATGCTTTGAATTTTTACCATTTAAGCAGTCCGGATTTTGTATTTGGTTTTGATGCAAAACCCGAAGATAGAAATATTTTTAAACTAATGCAGACAAATCCACAAATGGCAAAAGATGGGATAGATTTAAGAGCTTTTGGGCAAAAGATAATTGAAACTTTAGGTGGCAAAAGGATACATCCAACGTGGATAGTACCTGGAGGGGTTAGCCATGAAATAACAAAAGAGACCAAAGATTCTATTTTAAAACAAATACCCCAAGCTCTTGAAATAGCCCAAAGTGCTTTAAACTTTTTTGTACAAAATCTTCATAAATTTGATAAAGAGATAAACTCTTTTGCAAATTTTCCCTCACTGTTTATGGCACTTGTGAGTAAAAAAGGAAAACTTGAACATTATGACGGTCTTTTAAGCTTTATTGACAGCCAAGGAAAAGTTCTAGAAGATAAAATTGAACCAAAAGATTATAAAAAATTTATCGGTGAAGCAGTTGAAGAGGACAGTTTCCTAAAATCTCCTTATTACAAACCTTTTGGATATAAAGAGGGGATGTATAGAGTAGGAGCCCTTGCAAGATTGAATGTGGCAAAAAAATGCGGAACTGCTTTAGCCGACAAAGAGTTTGAAAGGTTTAAAAATCTAAACAACGGGAAGCCTATACTTCACTCTTTTTACTATCATTATGCAAGACTTATTGAGATTATTTATGCAATTGAGAGAATAGAAGAACTTCTAAATGAAGAAGAGACGTTAAATCCTCAAATAAGAGCCCATGCCCAAATAAACAGAAATCAAGGTGTAGGATGTTCTGAAGCTCCAAGAGGCACTTTGTTTCATGATTACCAAGCAGATAATAACGGGATTATTACAGGGGTTAATCTTATAATTGCAACAGGAAACAATAATCTTGCAATGAACAAAGGGGTAAAACAAGTAGCCCAAGCTTTTATTGACGGGAAAAATATAAAAGATGGGGATTTAAACAGAGTTGAAGCAGTTATCAGATGTTTTGATCCTTGTCTAAGTTGCTCAACTCATGCTTTGGGAATTGTTTCCTCAATAATTGAAATAAGAGATGAAAAAAAAGAAGTAATAAAAGAGATAAAAAGGGGTTAA
- a CDS encoding hydrogenase maturation protease: MQIIIGFGNELRGEDSFGIEVLKKLQNSNLSNTKFISTLQLTPELCLELKEAENIIFIDAAYSLDESYTLSCSLKQTNFSNSVSHHLSIEVILTMLEKLYDKKIAFEIFSMQTKNFDKIVNKKRYEEAVKKTVNFIKTANF, from the coding sequence TTGCAAATAATCATAGGGTTTGGAAATGAATTAAGAGGTGAAGATAGTTTTGGAATTGAGGTTTTAAAAAAACTTCAAAATTCAAATCTTTCTAATACAAAATTTATTTCAACTTTGCAATTAACTCCTGAACTTTGTTTGGAATTAAAAGAAGCAGAGAACATAATTTTTATTGATGCTGCTTACTCTTTGGATGAATCATATACTCTCTCCTGTTCTTTAAAACAGACAAATTTTTCAAACTCTGTTTCTCATCATTTAAGTATAGAAGTGATTTTAACAATGCTTGAAAAACTGTATGATAAAAAAATAGCTTTTGAGATTTTTTCAATGCAAACGAAAAATTTTGATAAAATTGTAAATAAAAAAAGATATGAAGAAGCTGTTAAAAAGACTGTAAATTTTATAAAAACAGCCAACTTTTAA
- a CDS encoding FIG domain-containing protein, with product MIAVFNAITNIAEDIEKNVFDDCQSFLESGLTDIQMRESIHEYCSKVIQREFKKVKSVHGFIGKYKKEYTTINEGGKYKIGYVAIDNLDLLDVNFALGSIFGIYEGQMDAFHLKAAMYITYGPTFQLVFASKTEGVIYFSFENGEFIEQDPLTLEKQGKINSTAGLVPEWSDAHRALVDSFFNKGYRLRFSDSLSLDTHQILFKKGGIYSSPATKSFPEGKLETIFEAFPISYIIEQAGGRAISEKGRILDITSTDIKQKTPIYFGSETEIQAVEDSFNS from the coding sequence ATGATAGCGGTTTTTAATGCAATCACAAATATAGCAGAAGATATAGAAAAAAATGTATTTGATGATTGTCAAAGTTTTTTAGAGAGTGGTTTAACTGATATACAAATGAGAGAGAGTATCCATGAATACTGCTCTAAAGTTATTCAAAGAGAGTTTAAAAAAGTTAAATCAGTACATGGATTTATAGGCAAATACAAAAAAGAATATACAACTATAAATGAAGGTGGAAAATATAAAATAGGTTATGTAGCAATAGATAACTTAGATCTATTAGATGTAAATTTTGCACTTGGTTCGATTTTTGGAATTTATGAGGGGCAAATGGATGCTTTTCACTTAAAAGCTGCGATGTATATTACATATGGTCCGACTTTCCAATTAGTATTTGCTTCAAAAACAGAAGGTGTAATCTATTTCTCTTTTGAAAACGGAGAGTTTATAGAACAAGATCCTTTAACTTTGGAAAAACAAGGAAAAATAAACTCAACAGCAGGATTGGTTCCTGAATGGAGTGATGCTCACAGAGCTTTAGTCGACAGCTTTTTTAACAAAGGCTACAGACTTAGATTTTCTGACTCTTTATCTTTGGATACTCACCAAATATTATTTAAAAAAGGCGGAATATACAGCTCTCCTGCAACAAAATCGTTTCCAGAAGGTAAATTGGAAACTATCTTTGAAGCTTTTCCTATCTCTTATATAATAGAGCAAGCAGGTGGTAGAGCAATAAGTGAAAAAGGGCGAATTTTAGATATCACAAGCACAGATATAAAACAAAAAACGCCTATATATTTCGGTTCTGAAACGGAAATTCAGGCAGTAGAAGACTCTTTTAACAGCTAA
- a CDS encoding glycoside hydrolase family 57 protein has product MIKGYWVPILHSHLPFVKHPKYENFLEEHWLFEAITECYIPLLRRLKKLEEENVHFRLTTSVTPPLAEMLSDEHLMKKYRKYLDTHIELGNKEIERTRGDEYFHPLAHFYRDLFVQTKEFFEGFLAGNVLNGYKHFYYNGSLEVITCGATHGYLPILSVNEHSVRTQIEIAVQAHEKHFGKKPNGIWLPECAYYDGLDKILNEKGIKFFIVDSHALTYGRPTALNGVYTPTYTPTGVAAFARDALSSKQVWSSKEGYPGDFEYRDFYRDIGYDLDFDYIKPYINPDGIRVFTGFKYHKITGTSDYKEAYDPWIAENKTKEHAENFHWHRELQFDHLGTLMNRIPMVVSPYDAELFGHWWFEGPEFLCNMFRQIDKHKVMKAVTPMEYLGMYPKNQVVNPNPSSWGDKGYYDVWLNSGNDWIYRHLHQMADVMEEKAKEYFHTNDKNISRVLTQMLRELLLAQSSDWAFLMTTGTASEYSVNRTKEHISNFNELLGMINDNNIDFDRVNYLEYKNSIFDFIDFRIFITS; this is encoded by the coding sequence ATGATTAAAGGGTATTGGGTACCTATACTGCATTCTCATTTACCCTTTGTAAAACATCCGAAATATGAAAATTTTTTGGAAGAACATTGGCTTTTTGAAGCAATTACTGAGTGCTATATTCCTCTTTTAAGAAGACTGAAAAAACTTGAAGAAGAGAATGTTCATTTTAGACTAACAACTTCTGTTACCCCACCTCTTGCAGAGATGTTATCAGATGAACATCTTATGAAAAAATATAGAAAATATTTAGATACTCATATTGAATTGGGAAATAAAGAGATAGAAAGAACAAGAGGTGATGAATATTTTCATCCTTTAGCTCACTTTTACAGAGATCTGTTTGTTCAGACAAAAGAGTTTTTTGAAGGTTTTTTAGCAGGGAATGTATTAAACGGATATAAACATTTTTATTATAACGGAAGTCTTGAAGTTATTACTTGCGGGGCAACTCACGGTTATCTTCCTATTTTAAGCGTAAATGAACACTCTGTTAGAACTCAAATAGAGATAGCCGTTCAAGCTCATGAAAAACATTTCGGCAAAAAACCAAACGGAATTTGGCTTCCTGAATGTGCTTATTATGACGGTCTGGATAAAATTTTAAATGAAAAAGGTATTAAATTTTTTATTGTAGATTCTCATGCTTTAACTTACGGAAGACCTACTGCGTTAAACGGTGTTTATACTCCTACTTATACTCCAACAGGAGTTGCCGCTTTTGCCAGAGATGCTTTGTCTTCAAAACAAGTTTGGAGTTCAAAAGAGGGGTATCCCGGAGATTTTGAATATAGAGATTTTTATAGGGATATCGGTTATGATTTGGATTTTGATTATATAAAACCTTATATAAATCCGGACGGTATTAGAGTATTTACGGGATTTAAATATCATAAAATTACGGGAACAAGCGATTATAAAGAGGCTTACGATCCTTGGATTGCGGAAAATAAAACAAAAGAGCATGCCGAAAATTTTCATTGGCACAGAGAGCTTCAGTTCGATCATTTGGGCACTTTAATGAATAGAATTCCAATGGTAGTTTCACCTTACGATGCAGAACTTTTCGGACATTGGTGGTTCGAAGGTCCTGAATTTTTATGCAATATGTTTAGACAAATAGATAAACATAAAGTTATGAAAGCAGTGACTCCAATGGAGTATTTAGGAATGTATCCTAAAAATCAGGTTGTAAATCCAAATCCTTCTTCATGGGGGGATAAAGGTTATTATGATGTTTGGTTAAATTCAGGAAATGATTGGATTTACAGACACCTTCATCAAATGGCAGATGTAATGGAAGAGAAAGCAAAAGAGTATTTTCATACAAACGATAAAAATATCTCAAGAGTTTTAACTCAAATGCTAAGAGAGCTTCTTTTGGCACAAAGTAGTGACTGGGCATTTTTGATGACAACAGGTACTGCAAGTGAATACAGTGTAAATAGAACAAAAGAGCATATATCGAATTTTAATGAATTACTTGGTATGATAAACGACAATAACATCGATTTTGATAGAGTAAATTACTTAGAGTATAAAAACTCAATTTTTGATTTTATTGATTTTAGAATATTTATTACAAGTTAA
- a CDS encoding DUF4912 domain-containing protein — MKTDSENLIKESLENENDFSSASHAIDNFASEVKPLETEYEIPSRYNKDTLRIILVNTEKYFVYWEVSDETLFEKSIDLGKEKLYFKIDDIDGNELYSFDSSFALGDYYINSKFEDMDIVVKVGTVEDGEFKELFSSNMVHTFSSKINFPSQDEYDLLIKKGYSWSEIVRSTIEHFDQAGSSSKYIEELQRLRNFIQEGEKAGVSSSSFLKGKKND, encoded by the coding sequence ATGAAAACAGATTCAGAAAATTTGATTAAAGAGAGTTTGGAAAATGAAAATGATTTTTCTAGTGCTTCACATGCAATAGATAATTTTGCATCAGAAGTTAAACCTTTAGAGACAGAATATGAAATCCCTAGCAGATATAACAAAGATACTCTAAGAATTATCCTTGTAAATACAGAAAAATATTTTGTATATTGGGAAGTAAGTGATGAAACGCTTTTTGAAAAGAGTATTGATTTAGGAAAAGAGAAACTCTATTTTAAAATTGATGATATTGACGGAAATGAATTATATAGTTTTGATTCATCATTTGCATTAGGGGATTATTATATAAATTCAAAATTTGAAGATATGGATATCGTAGTAAAAGTAGGAACTGTTGAAGATGGAGAATTTAAAGAACTTTTTAGTTCAAATATGGTGCATACTTTCTCTTCAAAAATAAATTTTCCAAGTCAAGACGAATATGATCTTCTAATCAAAAAAGGTTATAGCTGGAGTGAAATCGTAAGAAGTACAATTGAACATTTTGATCAAGCTGGTTCTTCTTCAAAATATATAGAAGAGCTTCAAAGATTAAGAAACTTTATTCAAGAGGGAGAAAAAGCGGGGGTTTCTTCATCATCTTTTTTGAAAGGTAAAAAAAATGATTAA